A genome region from Schistocerca nitens isolate TAMUIC-IGC-003100 chromosome 4, iqSchNite1.1, whole genome shotgun sequence includes the following:
- the LOC126253027 gene encoding RNA 3'-terminal phosphate cyclase-like protein — translation MAEGSDVLKFDGSNYLRQRLILSTLSGKAVKVKNIRSRSDDPGLKEFEVNLVRLLDKVTNGSTVEVNETGTSLFYQPGLLFGGHVEHECCKARGIGYYLEVLIALAPFCKKPLNAVLKGVTNCATDISVDVLHNVARPILRRFLGTDEGLEFSITKRGMAPGGGGEIVFKCPVRKQLKPLQLEEPGKIKRVRGVVYAVRVSPAIANRLVESAKGIILKFLPDVYIHTDHCTGTKSGKSPGFGIALYAETSGVVYTGEMVSRAAGANLSPSVPEDIGREAAYRLLEEVYRGGCVDSVFQSHTTLFMALTPKDVSVCITGPLSPYAIQFLRHMKEFFNLAFKLDVIETIDNEDELNVGSKKVKLTCVGVGFTNLSKRVA, via the coding sequence ATGGCGGAAGGGAGTGATGTTTTAAAATTTGATGGAAGCAACTATTTACGGCAGCGGTTAATATTATCCACGTTAAGTGGAAAAGCTGTTAAAGTTAAGAATATTAGATCTCGAAGTGACGATCCAGGCCTTAAAGAGTTTGAAGTGAATCTTGTGAGGTTGTTAGATAAGGTAACGAATGGCTCAACTGTAGAGGTTAATGAGACAGGGACCTCCTTATTTTATCAACCTGGATTGCTGTTTGGAGGACATGTTGAACACGAATGCTGTAAAGCTAGAGGTATTGGTTACTATTTGGAAGTGCTAATAGCTCTTGCTCCTTTTTGCAAGAAACCGCTAAATGCTGTTTTGAAAGGTGTTACAAATTGCGCGACAGACATTTCAGTGGATGTGCTTCATAATGTTGCCCGTCCAATCCTACGAAGATTTCTTGGAACAGATGAGGGACTTGAATTCTCAATCACAAAGCGTGGTATGGCGCCAGGTGGTGGCGGTGAAATTGTTTTCAAGTGCCcagtaaggaagcagttgaaaccTTTGCAGTTAGAAGAACCTGGAAAAATTAAACGTGTACGTGGCGTAGTTTATGCAGTACGTGTTTCACCCGCGATTGCGAACAGACTAGTAGAATCAGCGAAAGGCATTATTCTAAAGTTTTTGCCTGATGTGTACATTCATACTGACCACTGTACTGGCACGAAATCAGGCAAGTCGCCAGGTTTCGGAATTGCTTTGTACGCTGAAACATCAGGTGTAGTATATACTGGTGAAATGGTTTCCAGAGCTGCTGGAGCAAATCTTTCTCCATCAGTACCAGAAGATATAGGAAGAGAAGCAGCATATCGACTGTTGGAAGAAGTGTACAGGGGTGGCTGTGTAGACTCGGTGTTTCAGAGCCACACCACGTTATTTATGGCTCTCACACCAAAAGATGTATCTGTGTGTATCACTGGACCACTATCACCTTATGCAATACAGTTTCTTCGTCACATGAAAGAGTTCTTTAATTTGGCTTTTAAACTAGATGTAATAGAGACCATAGATAATGAAGATGAACTAAATGTTGGttccaagaaagtgaaattaaCTTGTGTTGGTGTAGGCTTTACAAATCTAAGTAAGAGAGTAGCATAG